A single Drosophila ananassae strain 14024-0371.13 chromosome 3L, ASM1763931v2, whole genome shotgun sequence DNA region contains:
- the LOC6494115 gene encoding uncharacterized protein LOC6494115 isoform X1 → MDQRNLTLPTPAATTIMSSSSAAGAAVAAVAAIVGTGEPTASAMASATTIALATATTAPTTIPPTTTPATFFTYSIPGMDIAPGPFIFTYVSEFLSLITPEELPLESIRDVLHKNVSLVDFASNAIKIESGFIALMSVFAILALVPLIATCAWCCGRRSTQEEVDHIRSAPCNIRDEALEESLRCRKSAGLVTLWIVFVLLTLSDFSIFYANSRLSAGIESTPEMVKSAVHDVEVFLKDTHLQIKHKLDNGFHVSVERVVKDLEDVDVLLGEPIQAEISAHTGLELAYDSLTTLSLANAELIYRVLMLQETVGRALKLSQEAAARMEELQIQLSVLQRQCTYRDRPLCDTLRIRSFEENGVVDALKTLQEDQSIFRMRYLGEIEFGATVKNLTSEVGVSRSIFSNFPQQVKHDTAYERNYTLEQLATIRHRTTANAQQLTSTINVLLKRLEGTWPSMQPAYNELKEWADAYWSVGWIAGMVIVWVMLFMLMSYCCFLCESNAKSGVVFFIAVMIICLGSICLTVYGVFSLAIGGNAEVFVCRSLYDQDYDMLGKLLDKPGYAYAREPQTGIIGELLRPEGVNRSVVNVGLGQALRGCEQNQASYNVFQLDAFVNTTKIADLKQFPKVSTAIDAISVSGRTLLSLTQSIQNILENMLQTSSFNLTTYRSSVGAPTPEKDLATFIDQMQRVALQIQDVATSSRMTTLGSRSKRLQASILQPLENLQNEILYHLTALELQRDPWAKQVNQTLNHLKSIQGYLENKAGEICHNLTRTYTDRLKAYLTSSRATMESQLGDTTTKCRPFYDTFDASRTFLCRNMVDFINGLTFFIFLTLLLWAIGTPVGLNLITIQTRLNVMQAAQQRSKNRQRRSDRSPDRETRGESRGRKKQRTSSSSGRSGKREQSRERSTSSTARQRPPLRRTATEETLDLADEDSTPSRNQQQQQQQQHQQQRRQQETERERVRERDQRSRERELSRGRDVSAINTPVRSRSRQQLRHDPEDDNWGSSSGPSRANSRERERETSQTRKILNIWQSRNKIKTPLHRQGTEEYDLDDAPQDSGWRSQNQSQSQNFNPNQNRLNSSASPETRTEPRTQRSNLRTKQKLRSTNADRASSETVRRPVTPVLNVNPDIPAAVPMPRTPMRLKSRVSLTARAVQDIVNKRNQRLQRTGTDEFDLDESDTYGAGAHLDADVAAARRTPPRGAPPPPPPPTAGLNSGDRTVRWNEDDNEDFVFEEADAPKDPMYLSHNLH, encoded by the exons ATGGACCAGCGTAATCTAACACTGCCAACGCCAGCCGCAACAACAATTATGTCCTCGTCATCCGCAGCAGGAGCTGCTGTAGCCGCCGTAGCAGCCATAGTCGGAACTGGAGAGCCAACAGCATCTGCGATGGCATcggcaacaacaatagcattagcaacagcaacaacagcaccaacaacaatacccccaacaacaacaccagccACATTTTTTACCTACAGCATACCAGGCATGGACATAGCGCCAGGACCATTTATATTCACCTACGTTAGTGAATTTTTATCGCTTATCACGCccgaggaattgccgctgg AATCCATTCGCGATGTCTTACACAAAAATGTTAGCCTGGTGGACTTTGCCTCCAAT GCCATTAAGATCGAGTCTGGTTTTATTGCCCTGATGAGCGTGTTCGCCATCCTGGCGCTGGTTCCGCTGATTGCCACCTGTGCCTGGTGCTGCGGCCGCCGCTCCACCCAAGAGGAGGTGGACCACATACGCAGTGCCCCCTGCAATATCCGGGACGAGGCGCTGGAGGAAAGCTTACGCTGTCGCAAAAGTGCGGGATTGGTCACTCTGTGGATTGTCTTTGTCCTGCTAAC GCTGAGCGACTTCAGCATATTTTACGCCAACAGTCGCCTGTCCGCCGGAATCGAGTCGACGCCCGAGATGGTCAAGTCAGCCGTGCACGACGTGGAGGTCTTCCTTAAGGACACGCATCTACAAATCAAACACAAACTGGATAATGGCTTTCACGTTTCCGTGGAGCGGGTCGTCAAAGACTTAGAAG ACGTGGATGTTCTCCTTGGCGAACCGATTCAAGCGGAAATATCTGCACACActggccttgagctggcgtATGATTCACTGACGACACTTAGCTTGG CGAACGCGGAGCTCATCTATCGAGTGCTCATGCTACAGGAGACCGTCGGCCGGGCATTGAAGCTGTCCCAGGAGGCGGCGGCCCGGATGGAGGAGCTGCAGATCCAGTTGTCCGTGCTGCAGCGCCAGTGCACGTACCGCGACCGCCCTCTCTGCGAcacgttgcgtatacgcagtTTCGAGGAGAATGGCGTGGTTGATGCCCTGAAAACT CTGCAAGAGGACCAAAGCATCTTCCGTATGCGCTACTTGGGCGAAATTGAATTTGGTGCCACTGTCAAAAATCTGACATCGGAAGTTGGCGTGTCACGTTCCATTTTCAGCAATTTCCCGCAACAAGTTAAACATGACACGGCATATGAGCGGAACT ACACACTGGAGCAACTGGCCACCATTCGACACCGGACGACTGCCAATGCCCAGCAACTGACCTCCACGATTAATGTTCTGCTGAAGCGACTGGAGGGCACCTGGCCCTCCATGCAGCCCGCCTACAACGAGCTGAAGGAGTGGGCCGATGCCTACTGGAGTGTGGGCTGGATCGCCGGCATGGTCATTGTCTGGGTGATGCTCTTCATGCTGATGTCCTACTGCTGTTTTCTCTGCGAATCGAATGCCAAGTCCGGAGTGGTGTTCTTCATAGCCGTGATGATCATTTGCTTGGGTAGTATCTGCCTCACGGTTTACGGAGTCTTTTCCCTCGCCATTGGCGGCAATGCCGAGGTGTTTGTCTGTCGATCTCTATACGACCAGGACTACGACATGCTGGGTAAGCTACTGGATAAGCCCGGATATGCCTATGCACGGGAGCCCCAAACGGGTATCATTGGTGAACTGCTGCGTCCGGAGGGCGTCAACCGGTCGGTGGTGAATGTGGGTCTCGGTCAGGCCCTCAG AGGCTGCGAGCAAAATCAAGCATCGTACAATGTCTTTCAATTGGATGCATTCGTGAATACCACCAAAATAGCCGACTTGAAGCAGTTCCCCAAAGTGTCGACGGCCATTGATGCGATTTCCGTATCCGGGCGAACGCTTCTCTCCCTCACGCAGTCCATCCAGAACATTTTGGAGAACATGCTGCAGACGTCCTCATTCAATCTGACCACGTACCGCAGCAGCGTGGGTGCACCCACTCCCGAAAAGGATTTGGCCACGTTCATTGATCAAATGCAAAGAGTGGCCTTACAG ATTCAGGATGTGGCCACGTCCTCGCGCATGACAACGCTGGGCAGCCGGTCGAAGCGGTTGCAGGCCTCGATTCTCCAGCCCCTGGAAAATCTCCAGAACGAGATTCTATACCACCTAACGGCATTGGAACTGCAAAGGGATCCTTGGGCCAAGCAGGTCAACCAGACACTAAATCACCTGAAGAGCATCCAAGGATATCTGGAGAACAAGGCCGGAGAAATATGTCATAACTTGACAAGGACCTACACAGATCG CTTGAAGGCCTACTTGACCAGCAGTCGCGCCACCATGGAGTCCCAGCTTGGCGACACCACCACCAAGTGCCGACCCTTTTACGACACCTTCGATGCCAGTCGCACCTTCCTGTGCCGCAACATGGTCGATTTCATCAACGGGCTGACCTTCTTCATCTTTCTGACCCTACTCCTTTGGGCCATTGGCACGCCAGTGGGCCTGAATCTGATTACCATCCAGACGCGCCTCAATGTTATGCAGGCGGCCCAGCAACGCAGCAAGAACCGGCAGAGGAGGAGCGACCGCAGTCCGGACAGGGAGACTCGCGGCGAGAGCCGTGGTCGGAAGAAGCAGCGGACGAGCAGTTCCAGTGGACGGAGTGGCAAGCGGGAACAAAGTCGGGAAAGAAGCACCAGCAGCACGGCAAGGCAGAGGCCACCACT ACGACGCACTGCCACGGAGGAAACCCTGGACTTGGCGGATGAGGACTCTACTCCATCAAGaaatcagcagcaacagcagcagcagcaacatcagcagcagcgcCGACAACAGGAgacggagcgggagcgggtGCGCGAGCGGGATCAGCGAAGCCGGGAGCGGGAGTTGAGTCGCGGCCGTGACGTATCCGCCATAAACACGCCCGTGCGCAGTCGCAGCCGCCAACAGTT GCGCCACGATCCCGAGGATGACAATTGGGGCTCATCCAGTGGACCCAGTAGGGCCAACTCCCGGGAAAGGGAGCGCGAGACCAGTCAGACTAGAAAGATTCTCAATATTTGGCAGTCACGTAATAAGATCAAGACGCCACT GCACCGTCAGGGCACTGAAGAGTACGACCTTGACGATGCCCCTCAGGACAGTGGGTGGCGCTCCCAGAATCAGAGCCAATCTCAGAACTTCAATCCGAACCAGAACCGTTTAAACTCCAGTGCCAGTCCGGAAACTCGCACCGAACCGCGTACCCAGCGCTCCAATCTCCGTACTAAACAGAAGTT ACGTAGTACCAACGCGGATAGAGCTAGCAGTGAAACGGTCCGGCGCCCCGTAACCCCCGTGCTGAACGTCAATCCGGACATTCCGGCCGCCGTTCCGATGCCCCGCACACCGATGCGACTGAAGAGCCGGGTGTCGCTCACCGCCCGAGCTGTGCAGGACATTGTCAACAAGCGGAACCAGCGCCT gCAACGCACCGGCACCGATGAGTTCGATCTGGACGAGAGCGATACCTACGGAGCCGGAGCCCATTTGGATGCGGATGTTGCGGC CGCTCGGCGTACTCCGCCCCGCGGTgctccgccgccaccgccgccgccaacAGCCGGCTTGAACAG TGGCGATCGAACGGTGCGCTGGAACGAGGACGACAACGAGGACTTTGTCTTCGAGGAGGCCGACGCCCCCAAGGACCCCATGTACTTGAGCCACAATCTCCACTGA
- the LOC6494115 gene encoding uncharacterized protein LOC6494115 isoform X3: protein MDQRNLTLPTPAATTIMSSSSAAGAAVAAVAAIVGTGEPTASAMASATTIALATATTAPTTIPPTTTPATFFTYSIPGMDIAPGPFIFTYVSEFLSLITPEELPLESIRDVLHKNVSLVDFASNAIKIESGFIALMSVFAILALVPLIATCAWCCGRRSTQEEVDHIRSAPCNIRDEALEESLRCRKSAGLVTLWIVFVLLTLSDFSIFYANSRLSAGIESTPEMVKSAVHDVEVFLKDTHLQIKHKLDNGFHVSVERVVKDLEDVDVLLGEPIQAEISAHTGLELAYDSLTTLSLANAELIYRVLMLQETVGRALKLSQEAAARMEELQIQLSVLQRQCTYRDRPLCDTLRIRSFEENGVVDALKTLQEDQSIFRMRYLGEIEFGATVKNLTSEVGVSRSIFSNFPQQVKHDTAYERNYTLEQLATIRHRTTANAQQLTSTINVLLKRLEGTWPSMQPAYNELKEWADAYWSVGWIAGMVIVWVMLFMLMSYCCFLCESNAKSGVVFFIAVMIICLGSICLTVYGVFSLAIGGNAEVFVCRSLYDQDYDMLGKLLDKPGYAYAREPQTGIIGELLRPEGVNRSVVNVGLGQALRGCEQNQASYNVFQLDAFVNTTKIADLKQFPKVSTAIDAISVSGRTLLSLTQSIQNILENMLQTSSFNLTTYRSSVGAPTPEKDLATFIDQMQRVALQIQDVATSSRMTTLGSRSKRLQASILQPLENLQNEILYHLTALELQRDPWAKQVNQTLNHLKSIQGYLENKAGEICHNLTRTYTDRLKAYLTSSRATMESQLGDTTTKCRPFYDTFDASRTFLCRNMVDFINGLTFFIFLTLLLWAIGTPVGLNLITIQTRLNVMQAAQQRSKNRQRRSDRSPDRETRGESRGRKKQRTSSSSGRSGKREQSRERSTSSTARQRPPLRRTATEETLDLADEDSTPSRNQQQQQQQQHQQQRRQQETERERVRERDQRSRERELSRGRDVSAINTPVRSRSRQQLQRTGTDEFDLDESDTYGAGAHLDADVAAARRTPPRGAPPPPPPPTAGLNSGDRTVRWNEDDNEDFVFEEADAPKDPMYLSHNLH from the exons ATGGACCAGCGTAATCTAACACTGCCAACGCCAGCCGCAACAACAATTATGTCCTCGTCATCCGCAGCAGGAGCTGCTGTAGCCGCCGTAGCAGCCATAGTCGGAACTGGAGAGCCAACAGCATCTGCGATGGCATcggcaacaacaatagcattagcaacagcaacaacagcaccaacaacaatacccccaacaacaacaccagccACATTTTTTACCTACAGCATACCAGGCATGGACATAGCGCCAGGACCATTTATATTCACCTACGTTAGTGAATTTTTATCGCTTATCACGCccgaggaattgccgctgg AATCCATTCGCGATGTCTTACACAAAAATGTTAGCCTGGTGGACTTTGCCTCCAAT GCCATTAAGATCGAGTCTGGTTTTATTGCCCTGATGAGCGTGTTCGCCATCCTGGCGCTGGTTCCGCTGATTGCCACCTGTGCCTGGTGCTGCGGCCGCCGCTCCACCCAAGAGGAGGTGGACCACATACGCAGTGCCCCCTGCAATATCCGGGACGAGGCGCTGGAGGAAAGCTTACGCTGTCGCAAAAGTGCGGGATTGGTCACTCTGTGGATTGTCTTTGTCCTGCTAAC GCTGAGCGACTTCAGCATATTTTACGCCAACAGTCGCCTGTCCGCCGGAATCGAGTCGACGCCCGAGATGGTCAAGTCAGCCGTGCACGACGTGGAGGTCTTCCTTAAGGACACGCATCTACAAATCAAACACAAACTGGATAATGGCTTTCACGTTTCCGTGGAGCGGGTCGTCAAAGACTTAGAAG ACGTGGATGTTCTCCTTGGCGAACCGATTCAAGCGGAAATATCTGCACACActggccttgagctggcgtATGATTCACTGACGACACTTAGCTTGG CGAACGCGGAGCTCATCTATCGAGTGCTCATGCTACAGGAGACCGTCGGCCGGGCATTGAAGCTGTCCCAGGAGGCGGCGGCCCGGATGGAGGAGCTGCAGATCCAGTTGTCCGTGCTGCAGCGCCAGTGCACGTACCGCGACCGCCCTCTCTGCGAcacgttgcgtatacgcagtTTCGAGGAGAATGGCGTGGTTGATGCCCTGAAAACT CTGCAAGAGGACCAAAGCATCTTCCGTATGCGCTACTTGGGCGAAATTGAATTTGGTGCCACTGTCAAAAATCTGACATCGGAAGTTGGCGTGTCACGTTCCATTTTCAGCAATTTCCCGCAACAAGTTAAACATGACACGGCATATGAGCGGAACT ACACACTGGAGCAACTGGCCACCATTCGACACCGGACGACTGCCAATGCCCAGCAACTGACCTCCACGATTAATGTTCTGCTGAAGCGACTGGAGGGCACCTGGCCCTCCATGCAGCCCGCCTACAACGAGCTGAAGGAGTGGGCCGATGCCTACTGGAGTGTGGGCTGGATCGCCGGCATGGTCATTGTCTGGGTGATGCTCTTCATGCTGATGTCCTACTGCTGTTTTCTCTGCGAATCGAATGCCAAGTCCGGAGTGGTGTTCTTCATAGCCGTGATGATCATTTGCTTGGGTAGTATCTGCCTCACGGTTTACGGAGTCTTTTCCCTCGCCATTGGCGGCAATGCCGAGGTGTTTGTCTGTCGATCTCTATACGACCAGGACTACGACATGCTGGGTAAGCTACTGGATAAGCCCGGATATGCCTATGCACGGGAGCCCCAAACGGGTATCATTGGTGAACTGCTGCGTCCGGAGGGCGTCAACCGGTCGGTGGTGAATGTGGGTCTCGGTCAGGCCCTCAG AGGCTGCGAGCAAAATCAAGCATCGTACAATGTCTTTCAATTGGATGCATTCGTGAATACCACCAAAATAGCCGACTTGAAGCAGTTCCCCAAAGTGTCGACGGCCATTGATGCGATTTCCGTATCCGGGCGAACGCTTCTCTCCCTCACGCAGTCCATCCAGAACATTTTGGAGAACATGCTGCAGACGTCCTCATTCAATCTGACCACGTACCGCAGCAGCGTGGGTGCACCCACTCCCGAAAAGGATTTGGCCACGTTCATTGATCAAATGCAAAGAGTGGCCTTACAG ATTCAGGATGTGGCCACGTCCTCGCGCATGACAACGCTGGGCAGCCGGTCGAAGCGGTTGCAGGCCTCGATTCTCCAGCCCCTGGAAAATCTCCAGAACGAGATTCTATACCACCTAACGGCATTGGAACTGCAAAGGGATCCTTGGGCCAAGCAGGTCAACCAGACACTAAATCACCTGAAGAGCATCCAAGGATATCTGGAGAACAAGGCCGGAGAAATATGTCATAACTTGACAAGGACCTACACAGATCG CTTGAAGGCCTACTTGACCAGCAGTCGCGCCACCATGGAGTCCCAGCTTGGCGACACCACCACCAAGTGCCGACCCTTTTACGACACCTTCGATGCCAGTCGCACCTTCCTGTGCCGCAACATGGTCGATTTCATCAACGGGCTGACCTTCTTCATCTTTCTGACCCTACTCCTTTGGGCCATTGGCACGCCAGTGGGCCTGAATCTGATTACCATCCAGACGCGCCTCAATGTTATGCAGGCGGCCCAGCAACGCAGCAAGAACCGGCAGAGGAGGAGCGACCGCAGTCCGGACAGGGAGACTCGCGGCGAGAGCCGTGGTCGGAAGAAGCAGCGGACGAGCAGTTCCAGTGGACGGAGTGGCAAGCGGGAACAAAGTCGGGAAAGAAGCACCAGCAGCACGGCAAGGCAGAGGCCACCACT ACGACGCACTGCCACGGAGGAAACCCTGGACTTGGCGGATGAGGACTCTACTCCATCAAGaaatcagcagcaacagcagcagcagcaacatcagcagcagcgcCGACAACAGGAgacggagcgggagcgggtGCGCGAGCGGGATCAGCGAAGCCGGGAGCGGGAGTTGAGTCGCGGCCGTGACGTATCCGCCATAAACACGCCCGTGCGCAGTCGCAGCCGCCAACAGTT gCAACGCACCGGCACCGATGAGTTCGATCTGGACGAGAGCGATACCTACGGAGCCGGAGCCCATTTGGATGCGGATGTTGCGGC CGCTCGGCGTACTCCGCCCCGCGGTgctccgccgccaccgccgccgccaacAGCCGGCTTGAACAG TGGCGATCGAACGGTGCGCTGGAACGAGGACGACAACGAGGACTTTGTCTTCGAGGAGGCCGACGCCCCCAAGGACCCCATGTACTTGAGCCACAATCTCCACTGA
- the LOC6494115 gene encoding uncharacterized protein LOC6494115 isoform X2, whose translation MDQRNLTLPTPAATTIMSSSSAAGAAVAAVAAIVGTGEPTASAMASATTIALATATTAPTTIPPTTTPATFFTYSIPGMDIAPGPFIFTYVSEFLSLITPEELPLESIRDVLHKNVSLVDFASNAIKIESGFIALMSVFAILALVPLIATCAWCCGRRSTQEEVDHIRSAPCNIRDEALEESLRCRKSAGLVTLWIVFVLLTLSDFSIFYANSRLSAGIESTPEMVKSAVHDVEVFLKDTHLQIKHKLDNGFHVSVERVVKDLEDVDVLLGEPIQAEISAHTGLELAYDSLTTLSLANAELIYRVLMLQETVGRALKLSQEAAARMEELQIQLSVLQRQCTYRDRPLCDTLRIRSFEENGVVDALKTLQEDQSIFRMRYLGEIEFGATVKNLTSEVGVSRSIFSNFPQQVKHDTAYERNYTLEQLATIRHRTTANAQQLTSTINVLLKRLEGTWPSMQPAYNELKEWADAYWSVGWIAGMVIVWVMLFMLMSYCCFLCESNAKSGVVFFIAVMIICLGSICLTVYGVFSLAIGGNAEVFVCRSLYDQDYDMLGKLLDKPGYAYAREPQTGIIGELLRPEGVNRSVVNVGLGQALRGCEQNQASYNVFQLDAFVNTTKIADLKQFPKVSTAIDAISVSGRTLLSLTQSIQNILENMLQTSSFNLTTYRSSVGAPTPEKDLATFIDQMQRVALQIQDVATSSRMTTLGSRSKRLQASILQPLENLQNEILYHLTALELQRDPWAKQVNQTLNHLKSIQGYLENKAGEICHNLTRTYTDRLKAYLTSSRATMESQLGDTTTKCRPFYDTFDASRTFLCRNMVDFINGLTFFIFLTLLLWAIGTPVGLNLITIQTRLNVMQAAQQRSKNRQRRSDRSPDRETRGESRGRKKQRTSSSSGRSGKREQSRERSTSSTARQRPPLRRTATEETLDLADEDSTPSRNQQQQQQQQHQQQRRQQETERERVRERDQRSRERELSRGRDVSAINTPVRSRSRQQLRHDPEDDNWGSSSGPSRANSRERERETSQTRKILNIWQSRNKIKTPLHRQGTEEYDLDDAPQDSGWRSQNQSQSQNFNPNQNRLNSSASPETRTEPRTQRSNLRTKQKLRSTNADRASSETVRRPVTPVLNVNPDIPAAVPMPRTPMRLKSRVSLTARAVQDIVNKRNQRLQRTGTDEFDLDESDTYGAGAHLDADVAAARRTPPRGAPPPPPPPTAGLNSDKVYIF comes from the exons ATGGACCAGCGTAATCTAACACTGCCAACGCCAGCCGCAACAACAATTATGTCCTCGTCATCCGCAGCAGGAGCTGCTGTAGCCGCCGTAGCAGCCATAGTCGGAACTGGAGAGCCAACAGCATCTGCGATGGCATcggcaacaacaatagcattagcaacagcaacaacagcaccaacaacaatacccccaacaacaacaccagccACATTTTTTACCTACAGCATACCAGGCATGGACATAGCGCCAGGACCATTTATATTCACCTACGTTAGTGAATTTTTATCGCTTATCACGCccgaggaattgccgctgg AATCCATTCGCGATGTCTTACACAAAAATGTTAGCCTGGTGGACTTTGCCTCCAAT GCCATTAAGATCGAGTCTGGTTTTATTGCCCTGATGAGCGTGTTCGCCATCCTGGCGCTGGTTCCGCTGATTGCCACCTGTGCCTGGTGCTGCGGCCGCCGCTCCACCCAAGAGGAGGTGGACCACATACGCAGTGCCCCCTGCAATATCCGGGACGAGGCGCTGGAGGAAAGCTTACGCTGTCGCAAAAGTGCGGGATTGGTCACTCTGTGGATTGTCTTTGTCCTGCTAAC GCTGAGCGACTTCAGCATATTTTACGCCAACAGTCGCCTGTCCGCCGGAATCGAGTCGACGCCCGAGATGGTCAAGTCAGCCGTGCACGACGTGGAGGTCTTCCTTAAGGACACGCATCTACAAATCAAACACAAACTGGATAATGGCTTTCACGTTTCCGTGGAGCGGGTCGTCAAAGACTTAGAAG ACGTGGATGTTCTCCTTGGCGAACCGATTCAAGCGGAAATATCTGCACACActggccttgagctggcgtATGATTCACTGACGACACTTAGCTTGG CGAACGCGGAGCTCATCTATCGAGTGCTCATGCTACAGGAGACCGTCGGCCGGGCATTGAAGCTGTCCCAGGAGGCGGCGGCCCGGATGGAGGAGCTGCAGATCCAGTTGTCCGTGCTGCAGCGCCAGTGCACGTACCGCGACCGCCCTCTCTGCGAcacgttgcgtatacgcagtTTCGAGGAGAATGGCGTGGTTGATGCCCTGAAAACT CTGCAAGAGGACCAAAGCATCTTCCGTATGCGCTACTTGGGCGAAATTGAATTTGGTGCCACTGTCAAAAATCTGACATCGGAAGTTGGCGTGTCACGTTCCATTTTCAGCAATTTCCCGCAACAAGTTAAACATGACACGGCATATGAGCGGAACT ACACACTGGAGCAACTGGCCACCATTCGACACCGGACGACTGCCAATGCCCAGCAACTGACCTCCACGATTAATGTTCTGCTGAAGCGACTGGAGGGCACCTGGCCCTCCATGCAGCCCGCCTACAACGAGCTGAAGGAGTGGGCCGATGCCTACTGGAGTGTGGGCTGGATCGCCGGCATGGTCATTGTCTGGGTGATGCTCTTCATGCTGATGTCCTACTGCTGTTTTCTCTGCGAATCGAATGCCAAGTCCGGAGTGGTGTTCTTCATAGCCGTGATGATCATTTGCTTGGGTAGTATCTGCCTCACGGTTTACGGAGTCTTTTCCCTCGCCATTGGCGGCAATGCCGAGGTGTTTGTCTGTCGATCTCTATACGACCAGGACTACGACATGCTGGGTAAGCTACTGGATAAGCCCGGATATGCCTATGCACGGGAGCCCCAAACGGGTATCATTGGTGAACTGCTGCGTCCGGAGGGCGTCAACCGGTCGGTGGTGAATGTGGGTCTCGGTCAGGCCCTCAG AGGCTGCGAGCAAAATCAAGCATCGTACAATGTCTTTCAATTGGATGCATTCGTGAATACCACCAAAATAGCCGACTTGAAGCAGTTCCCCAAAGTGTCGACGGCCATTGATGCGATTTCCGTATCCGGGCGAACGCTTCTCTCCCTCACGCAGTCCATCCAGAACATTTTGGAGAACATGCTGCAGACGTCCTCATTCAATCTGACCACGTACCGCAGCAGCGTGGGTGCACCCACTCCCGAAAAGGATTTGGCCACGTTCATTGATCAAATGCAAAGAGTGGCCTTACAG ATTCAGGATGTGGCCACGTCCTCGCGCATGACAACGCTGGGCAGCCGGTCGAAGCGGTTGCAGGCCTCGATTCTCCAGCCCCTGGAAAATCTCCAGAACGAGATTCTATACCACCTAACGGCATTGGAACTGCAAAGGGATCCTTGGGCCAAGCAGGTCAACCAGACACTAAATCACCTGAAGAGCATCCAAGGATATCTGGAGAACAAGGCCGGAGAAATATGTCATAACTTGACAAGGACCTACACAGATCG CTTGAAGGCCTACTTGACCAGCAGTCGCGCCACCATGGAGTCCCAGCTTGGCGACACCACCACCAAGTGCCGACCCTTTTACGACACCTTCGATGCCAGTCGCACCTTCCTGTGCCGCAACATGGTCGATTTCATCAACGGGCTGACCTTCTTCATCTTTCTGACCCTACTCCTTTGGGCCATTGGCACGCCAGTGGGCCTGAATCTGATTACCATCCAGACGCGCCTCAATGTTATGCAGGCGGCCCAGCAACGCAGCAAGAACCGGCAGAGGAGGAGCGACCGCAGTCCGGACAGGGAGACTCGCGGCGAGAGCCGTGGTCGGAAGAAGCAGCGGACGAGCAGTTCCAGTGGACGGAGTGGCAAGCGGGAACAAAGTCGGGAAAGAAGCACCAGCAGCACGGCAAGGCAGAGGCCACCACT ACGACGCACTGCCACGGAGGAAACCCTGGACTTGGCGGATGAGGACTCTACTCCATCAAGaaatcagcagcaacagcagcagcagcaacatcagcagcagcgcCGACAACAGGAgacggagcgggagcgggtGCGCGAGCGGGATCAGCGAAGCCGGGAGCGGGAGTTGAGTCGCGGCCGTGACGTATCCGCCATAAACACGCCCGTGCGCAGTCGCAGCCGCCAACAGTT GCGCCACGATCCCGAGGATGACAATTGGGGCTCATCCAGTGGACCCAGTAGGGCCAACTCCCGGGAAAGGGAGCGCGAGACCAGTCAGACTAGAAAGATTCTCAATATTTGGCAGTCACGTAATAAGATCAAGACGCCACT GCACCGTCAGGGCACTGAAGAGTACGACCTTGACGATGCCCCTCAGGACAGTGGGTGGCGCTCCCAGAATCAGAGCCAATCTCAGAACTTCAATCCGAACCAGAACCGTTTAAACTCCAGTGCCAGTCCGGAAACTCGCACCGAACCGCGTACCCAGCGCTCCAATCTCCGTACTAAACAGAAGTT ACGTAGTACCAACGCGGATAGAGCTAGCAGTGAAACGGTCCGGCGCCCCGTAACCCCCGTGCTGAACGTCAATCCGGACATTCCGGCCGCCGTTCCGATGCCCCGCACACCGATGCGACTGAAGAGCCGGGTGTCGCTCACCGCCCGAGCTGTGCAGGACATTGTCAACAAGCGGAACCAGCGCCT gCAACGCACCGGCACCGATGAGTTCGATCTGGACGAGAGCGATACCTACGGAGCCGGAGCCCATTTGGATGCGGATGTTGCGGC CGCTCGGCGTACTCCGCCCCGCGGTgctccgccgccaccgccgccgccaacAGCCGGCTTGAACAG CGACAAAGTCTATATATTCTGA